A region from the Aquila chrysaetos chrysaetos chromosome 15, bAquChr1.4, whole genome shotgun sequence genome encodes:
- the DDIT3 gene encoding DNA damage-inducible transcript 3 protein, with the protein MAAEGLPAGGPTGALPGWELEAWYQDLQEVLAAAEPSGPSVPWGAEQAELAPLWGTGGAGGGPEGCELDAALAAELLEPESTAGTEPAGLPGSASSRSSPPQLGAEEDEAGAAAWCGVKRKRCSGMVASRELAKRREQANEQRVLELTAHNEQLREEIRRLSAEVERTRAALIDHIVNLRRA; encoded by the exons ATGGCAGCCGAGGGGCTGCCTGCGGGGGGACCCACCGGtgccctgcctggctgggaACTGGAGGCCTGGTACCAGGACCTGCAggaggtgctggcagcagcagagcccagcgGGCCATCCGTACCCTGGGGGGCTGAGCAG gcagagctggctccaCTGTGGGGCACAGGGGGAGCTGGCGGTGGTCCAGAGGGCTGCGAGCTGgatgctgccctggctgctgagctgctggagccAGAGAGCACAGCTGGCACAGAGCCTGCGGGACTGCCGGGctcagcttccagcaggagctccccaccccagctgGGCGCAGAGGAGGATGAGGCAGGGGCAGCTGCGTGGTGTGGGGTGAAGAGGAAGAGGTGCAGTGGCATGGTGGCAAGCAGGGAGCTGGCCAAGCGCCGGGAGCAGGCCAATGAGCAGCGAGTGCTGGAGCTGACGGCCCACAATGAGCAGCTCCGGGAAGAGATCCGGCGGCTCAGCGCAGAGGTGGAGCGCACACGGGCAGCCCTCATCGACCACATTGTGAACCTCCGCCGGGCTTAG